The region GTGCAGCGCCGCCCGCGCCAGCAGGCGCGACGAATCGAGCGTCGGCAGCGGCGAGTTCGCATCGTTCACGATCAAGGGGAAGCTCCGTGCATCCGAGGACGACGGCATCGGCACCGTTCGCTTTCAGGCGTGCGATCGCTTCCCGCAGGCAATCTCTCGCCTCGGCCGTAAACACTCCGGCCACCAGCTCGTCCATGATGAGGCGATGGATGCGCTCGCGTGCATCCATGTCGGGCCGCAGACATTCGAGTCCGAGTGCGGCGAGCGCTTCCGGATAGGTGTCGCTCTCGACGAGCCAACGCGTGCCGAGCAGCCCGAGCCGGTGAAATCCGCGTTCGACGGCGCGCGCTGCGACCACCTCGGCGATGTGCAGGCAGGGGCGTGGCAGTCGTGCACGGATGTGCGGCAACGCCTGGTGGATGGTGTTGTCTGGAACGATGAGGAAGTCCGCACCGATTTGCGCGAGCTTGTTCGCGGAGGCCAGCATCAATTCGCTGACTCCGCGCCAGTCGTCGCGCTCGATGCGCTCGACGTAGTCCGCGAGCGAGTGCGTGTGCATCGAGACCTCGGGATGCGCGTGAGTGCCCAAGTGCCGGGGGCCCTCCTCGCAGATCGTCCGATAGCAGAGCGCCGCCCCCTCGGCGGAGCAGGCCACGATTCCGATGTGCCGGGGCATTCGAACCTCCTCGCCTGATACCCCACCTTGCTCGTGGGACTCCAAACGAACGGGGGCGAGCCCCATGGGGCCCGCCCCCTCGCATAGCTCTCGTGTTGCGCTCGTGGCGCAGCGGTCACCGATTCGAACTACTTGAGCGACACCACCCGCGAACGGAACGTCGCACCCGGCACCGTCAAGCGCACCAGGTAGACGCCGGCGCCGAGCTTGGAGCCGCGATCGTCACGTCCGTCCCAGGTCGCCGAGTGCTGGCCGGCGGCGAGCGAACCGTTCGTGAGCGTGCGCACGCGACGGCCCTGGGTGTCGAACAGTTCGAGCGTGGCGAAGCCCGGCTTGGCCAGGCCGAACCGCAGCGTCGTCACGTCGACGAACGGGTTCGGACGACCGGTCGCGAGGAAGTTGATGGAAGGAGTCGGAGGCACTCCCACCTGGCTGTCCCCGTTGACCGTGACCTCGAGCGGCGTGGCAGGACCCCAGTTGCCGGCGGCGTCCTGGCCGCGCACCCACAACGTGTTCAACCCGCTCGAGAGCGAGTTGGTCGGCACACTGGCGGTGACCGCCACCTGCGTGGTTCCGAACGCACCGCTCATCGCGGTTCCGCTGCCGGCCGCGGCAGGTGCCGCACCGACCGACCACTCGGCCGCGACCACGGTTCCGCCGCCGGTTTCGAGATCGCTGATCGAAGCCGAGAGCGTGGCGGCATTCGGAATCAGCATCGGTGCCGGGTTGGCGTTCGGCGAGCCCGCCAGCACCACCGGTCCGGCCGCATCGCCGGCGGCACGGTTGATCGTGAACACCGCGTTGCACTGATCACGGCCGGTGAGACCAGGCGTTCCGTTATCGGTCGCGGCGAGCCGCAGCAGCACGCGCGTCGAGTTCGGAATCGCCGAGATGTCCCAGTTGTAGGACGTCGCACCCGGCACGTTGTTGTCGATCAGGATCCAGCTCGAGCCGGCGTCCAGCGAGTAGTGGAGCGTGCGGTTCGCGACCGAGAAGCCACCGGCCGGCGTGACCGTGTAGTTCACCGTGATGCTGCTGCCGGTGAACACTTCGCCGCCGTTCGGCGCGCTGATCACGACGGACGGACGCGAACGACCGAGCAGGTACTCGATCGACTTGCCGAGCACGTCGGTACGCGACGCGTTGTTCGTCGTCGCCGCGGTGCCGAGGCGGCTCCACTCGTAGAACATGCCGACCAGACGCGAGTTCGCGCCACCCCAGAACGCGTTGCCCGCGGCTCCCTTGGGCAGCGTGCTCTCCCAGCGAATGGCGTCGTTGTCGGGCGGCGCGAAGTTGCTGCGCCACGTGAATGCACCGGTACCGCCGCTGCCGGCCGCGAGGCCGACGTGATCGCCGGCGCCACCGTCACGCAGCGACACGTAGGTGAGGCCGCCAGTGTAGGCACCCGAGATCGGATCGGCCGCGATGCCGTTCTCGAGTGTCCAGTTGAGCGGATCGCTCAGATACGTGGCCTTGAGTCCGGTCGAGAACCACGTCTCGCGCTCCGGGGTGTAGGACGGAGATGCCGGGTCCGCGAGACCCCAGCCGAGATCGTGGCCGCTGATCAGGAAGCGACCGCCGCCTTCGACGAGCGAGTCGATCGCTGCGCGCTGCGTGTCGGAGACCGGAGGGTAGTTGTCCGGACCGGCCTGGAACAGCACCGCGCTGTAGGCGCGCAGGCCGGCCGAGGCATTGCCGACCGTCGGCGGCTCGATGGCGTCGTCCGAGAGGACGTCAAACTCGTAGCCGAGTGTCGTGAGCGCCGTGGTCCACGCCCCGTTTCCGGCGAAGCCCGCGTCACCCAGCATGAGCAATACGTCGCCCGCGCCCTTGGCGGTGAACTGACGGTGCGCCCCGCCGAGGCTGTCGCGGGTCGCACCACCGGTGATCGGCGCCGACTCGACGTCGTAGTTGTAGGTCACGCCGGCCGCGAGTCCGTTCAGCGTCACCGAGTGCGAGGTGCCGTAGCCGGGCGAGGTCGCCGAGGTGAGCAGCGGCGGGCTCACCGAGTACCACACCTTGGAGCTCGCGGCGCGGTCGGTGGTCCAGTCGATGCGCGTCGTGCCAGCCGCCGTCGGCGTGGCGCTGACGTTTGTGATCACCACGTTGCTGCCCGACACCGACGCCTGAGCGTTCAGCGTGGCGGCCGGTGAAGCATCGTTGTAGGTCGCGGTCAGCAGATCGCCCGAGGACACCGACAGCACGCCGTCTGAGGGAGTCGAGAGCGTCGGTGCGATCGGCAGCGTGCCGCGGAAGACGCCGTTCGAACCAGTCAGCGTCGCGACTTCGCCCGCCCCTTCGGTGGTGCTCGAGACGGTGACCGAGATCGGTCCCGACTCGTTGGTGTCGATGACTTCGAGCTCGAGCGTGTCGGTCAGCGCGTACTCGCTGCGATCGAGCGCCAGTGCGCCGGCCGCCTGGCCGACTCCACCGGTGATCACGAGCGCGAACGCCTGCGGACCGAGCGGCACGTTCGGAGCCGCCACGCGCACCGTCCACACTCCGGTCGGCGGCGCGGCAAGGCGGATGTTCTCCTCGACGTTGATCGAGTCACGCGAGCCGCCGGTGGTCGAAGCGCCGGCCGACCACACGTTGCCCTTGTAGCTCGTGACGCCCTGCATGAGCGTCAGGTCGAGGTCGTTGACGATCTGGCGCGCCGAGGCCGGGTGACCCGCGACGTCGGTCCACACCAGCGTGACCTCGAACGGCACCGCGCCATCGACGACGTTGATCTGGTACTCGATGTACTGATCGTCCACAAGGCCTTCGGTCTGATCGACCAGCAGCAGGCGCCGCGTATCGGTGTTGAAGTAGAGCACGTTGTCGGTGTTGATACGGCCCCAGCCCACGTTGTTGTCGGGGGTGGTGAAGCCGGTCACCGCGTTGTCCGCCGAGTTGATCGCCATCGCCTTGAGCAGCGCGGCAGACGGCGAGAAGCCGTTCGCCGGCACCGCGGCACCGGTCGGGTACCAGCCGTCGGCGAGGTACTGGCGCATCAGCGCAATCGCGCCGGTCGTGCTCGGCGTCGCCATCGAGGTGCCGCTCAGCGCCTGATAGGTCGTGTTCGAGGCGCCGTTGGCTGAGAACAGTGAAACGGCCGGAGAGCACAGCGTCGGCTTACGGCGACCGTCCTGCGTCGGTCCGCGACTCGTGCTGGCGTAGATGTTGCCCTGGCTCGCGCCGTTGCCGGTACCGCCGACCGACACGATGTTCTTGGCGCTGGCCGGCGAGCCGACCGATCCCGCGGTTCCCGCGTTGCCGGTCGCGAACATGATCAGGTAGTCCGGGTGAGCCGACATGAACTGATCGGTCTGCATGCAGTTCAGGTCGTACACGCCGCCGTTGGCCGAGCCCCACGAGTTCGAGCTCAGACGCGCCGCGCCACCGGCGTTACCGGTGTAGGACGGCAGAAACAGGTCGTTCAGATCGAGGAACGTTGAGACGCCGTTCGCGAGTGCCGCGCCCGACAGGTCCATGAAGTAGAGCTTGGCGTTCTTCGCCATGCCGTCGCGCGCGGACGCCGCGACCGGATCGTCGCTGCCGACGACCGTGCCGGCGGTGTGCGTGCCGTGGTACGAGGCGCCGGCGTGATCGCCAAACACCACGTTCAAATCGTCCGAGCCAAGCTTGTACGCGATGATCTTGCGGTGGGTCGGGAAGTCGCCGAAGGCCGACAGCGGCACCGCGTTGTCGCGGAACTGATCGTGCGAAGGACGCACGCCGCTGTCCGAGGTCATCACGACCTGGCCGTCACCGCGAATGCCCTGGTCCCACACCCGGCGGCTGTTCGTAACACCGGTCTGCACCACCCACTGCGCGTTGTCATTGAAAAGCTCGAAGCGCGGCGCGTGCTCGATCCACACCAGCTCACCGCGTGCGGCGACCGACGCGATCGACTGATTCGCGATCTCGAAGCTCACGAGTCGGTTCATGCCGTTGTCGCTGGTCTGAACTGAGGTCGCGCCGAGCAGCGCGAGTTCGGTGCTCAGCTCGGCGAGGTTGGCGTCCGGGAACACCTGCGCCTGGAACTTTGCGCGCTCCGGCGAGGTGCGATCGATGCGGGCGCTGACCTTGTAGGCCGGCTCCCAGTCCTGCACCCACGCGGCATTCGTGGCCGGCGCGCGTTCGAGTTCGGCACGCGCCGCTTCGCTCGCGCGTACCAGATACGCGCGCTCGGGCAGGTGCGCGATGATCGCGCCGCCCACCGCGGCGATTCGCGCGCGCGACGCCTCGGCATCGAGTGCGCCGAACTGCACGACGATCGCCTGATTGGCGTTCAGACGCCGGCCACCGAGCGTGCCTGCGATGGTCAGTTCGGTCGGAAGCGAGGGTCTCGCCTGGCCCGGCGTCAGCGTGTAACCGGCCGCCAGCTCGACCGGCCGCA is a window of Candidatus Eisenbacteria bacterium DNA encoding:
- a CDS encoding S8 family serine peptidase, which translates into the protein MRPRLPLRIVLSLLAFTLAASSFGTPSLAAVNPNRANLTAAPRLMAPFDGQRAVESSIRFIYELPRDAGQANLVVSTRPFETSGWTAIPSEEGLTVMNAGREGMTFAATGLRVESDQPMYWAVVARDAVTGALRSSEVRRFIPLPRFQNRVAPAARPLPSQMGRLERAEALGLRPVELAAGYTLTPGQARPSLPTELTIAGTLGGRRLNANQAIVVQFGALDAEASRARIAAVGGAIIAHLPERAYLVRASEAARAELERAPATNAAWVQDWEPAYKVSARIDRTSPERAKFQAQVFPDANLAELSTELALLGATSVQTSDNGMNRLVSFEIANQSIASVAARGELVWIEHAPRFELFNDNAQWVVQTGVTNSRRVWDQGIRGDGQVVMTSDSGVRPSHDQFRDNAVPLSAFGDFPTHRKIIAYKLGSDDLNVVFGDHAGASYHGTHTAGTVVGSDDPVAASARDGMAKNAKLYFMDLSGAALANGVSTFLDLNDLFLPSYTGNAGGAARLSSNSWGSANGGVYDLNCMQTDQFMSAHPDYLIMFATGNAGTAGSVGSPASAKNIVSVGGTGNGASQGNIYASTSRGPTQDGRRKPTLCSPAVSLFSANGASNTTYQALSGTSMATPSTTGAIALMRQYLADGWYPTGAAVPANGFSPSAALLKAMAINSADNAVTGFTTPDNNVGWGRINTDNVLYFNTDTRRLLLVDQTEGLVDDQYIEYQINVVDGAVPFEVTLVWTDVAGHPASARQIVNDLDLTLMQGVTSYKGNVWSAGASTTGGSRDSINVEENIRLAAPPTGVWTVRVAAPNVPLGPQAFALVITGGVGQAAGALALDRSEYALTDTLELEVIDTNESGPISVTVSSTTEGAGEVATLTGSNGVFRGTLPIAPTLSTPSDGVLSVSSGDLLTATYNDASPAATLNAQASVSGSNVVITNVSATPTAAGTTRIDWTTDRAASSKVWYSVSPPLLTSATSPGYGTSHSVTLNGLAAGVTYNYDVESAPITGGATRDSLGGAHRQFTAKGAGDVLLMLGDAGFAGNGAWTTALTTLGYEFDVLSDDAIEPPTVGNASAGLRAYSAVLFQAGPDNYPPVSDTQRAAIDSLVEGGGRFLISGHDLGWGLADPASPSYTPERETWFSTGLKATYLSDPLNWTLENGIAADPISGAYTGGLTYVSLRDGGAGDHVGLAAGSGGTGAFTWRSNFAPPDNDAIRWESTLPKGAAGNAFWGGANSRLVGMFYEWSRLGTAATTNNASRTDVLGKSIEYLLGRSRPSVVISAPNGGEVFTGSSITVNYTVTPAGGFSVANRTLHYSLDAGSSWILIDNNVPGATSYNWDISAIPNSTRVLLRLAATDNGTPGLTGRDQCNAVFTINRAAGDAAGPVVLAGSPNANPAPMLIPNAATLSASISDLETGGGTVVAAEWSVGAAPAAAGSGTAMSGAFGTTQVAVTASVPTNSLSSGLNTLWVRGQDAAGNWGPATPLEVTVNGDSQVGVPPTPSINFLATGRPNPFVDVTTLRFGLAKPGFATLELFDTQGRRVRTLTNGSLAAGQHSATWDGRDDRGSKLGAGVYLVRLTVPGATFRSRVVSLK